A single window of Chitinophagales bacterium DNA harbors:
- the argB gene encoding acetylglutamate kinase yields MQQLNILKIGGNIINNPSKLGAFLQKFAAIEGLKILVHGGGRSATDIAEKLGIETQMVGGRRITSAEMLEVVTMVFAGVNKGIVAKLQGMNCNALGLTGADLNLIQAVKRPVKTIDYGFVGDVIGVNSLQLNNLLKLNISPIVAPLTHDQNGQLLNTNADTVAASLAKAMADSYEVRLIYCFEKNGVLLDVEDDASFVPKLSVEDFEAYQADGIVKDGMVPKLTTGFEALKEGVAKVVICSAEGFDEGDLKGTELVLGKFKYKNQMQNN; encoded by the coding sequence ATGCAACAACTAAACATTCTTAAAATCGGTGGCAATATCATCAACAATCCTTCAAAATTGGGTGCTTTCCTTCAAAAATTTGCAGCAATCGAAGGTTTGAAAATCTTGGTGCATGGAGGTGGACGTTCTGCAACGGACATTGCCGAAAAGCTGGGGATTGAAACCCAGATGGTGGGTGGTCGTCGGATTACAAGTGCCGAAATGTTGGAGGTAGTGACAATGGTTTTTGCAGGGGTGAATAAAGGTATAGTTGCCAAATTGCAGGGAATGAACTGCAATGCTTTGGGCTTGACGGGTGCGGATTTGAATTTGATTCAGGCGGTGAAAAGACCTGTGAAAACGATTGACTATGGGTTTGTGGGCGATGTCATTGGAGTGAATAGTCTGCAATTGAACAACTTATTGAAGCTGAACATCAGCCCAATTGTTGCGCCTTTGACGCACGACCAAAATGGGCAATTACTCAATACGAATGCGGACACCGTTGCAGCGAGTTTGGCGAAAGCAATGGCGGATTCTTATGAGGTGCGTTTGATTTATTGCTTTGAAAAAAATGGGGTGTTGTTGGATGTGGAAGATGATGCTTCTTTTGTTCCAAAGCTATCGGTTGAAGATTTTGAGGCATATCAAGCAGATGGAATTGTGAAGGATGGGATGGTTCCGAAATTGACGACTGGTTTTGAGGCATTGAAGGAAGGAGTGGCGAAGGTGGTGATTTGTTCAGCGGAGGGGTTTGATGAAGGGGATTTGAAGGGGACGGAATTGGTTTTGGGGAAATTCAAATACAAGAATCAAATGCAAAATAATTAA